A window of Corallococcus macrosporus DSM 14697 contains these coding sequences:
- a CDS encoding MerC domain-containing protein: MPTVELLFFPDCPNISVAREQLLRAFATVGLSPSWSEHDVTAENAPAHVRGYGSPTILVDGRDVTGDAPAGGSACRIYMGSDVRGAPPMDAIVTALQASPLASPRKGFGSSLAILPSVLSSALPVVACPSCWPAYAGVLSALGVPFLMGAAWLLPITAGTLLIALGSLAYQARRHRSLGPLVLGAAAATAVLIGKFVLEVDAVVYTGTALLIGAAVWSSRPKKAAHAPDSCSCAPME, encoded by the coding sequence ATGCCGACCGTTGAACTCCTGTTCTTCCCTGACTGCCCGAACATTTCTGTTGCCCGCGAGCAGCTCCTGCGCGCTTTCGCGACGGTCGGCCTGTCGCCGTCATGGTCCGAGCACGACGTCACCGCGGAGAATGCTCCCGCCCACGTTCGCGGATACGGCTCTCCTACCATTCTCGTTGATGGCCGCGACGTCACGGGAGACGCGCCGGCAGGCGGCTCGGCATGTCGCATCTACATGGGGAGCGACGTTCGAGGCGCTCCTCCCATGGACGCCATCGTGACTGCGCTGCAAGCTTCGCCGCTCGCAAGCCCCCGAAAAGGCTTCGGCAGCAGCCTCGCGATTCTGCCCAGCGTGCTCAGCTCCGCGCTACCTGTCGTCGCCTGTCCCTCGTGTTGGCCCGCCTATGCCGGTGTACTCAGTGCACTCGGAGTACCCTTCCTGATGGGCGCGGCGTGGCTTCTACCGATTACCGCGGGCACGCTGCTAATCGCCCTCGGGAGCCTCGCCTACCAAGCGCGGAGGCACCGCAGCCTCGGTCCGCTCGTTCTCGGCGCAGCGGCAGCAACCGCCGTCCTTATCGGCAAGTTCGTACTGGAAGTGGATGCAGTCGTATACACGGGCACCGCGCTCCTCATCGGAGCCGCCGTGTGGAGCAGTCGGCCGAAGAAAGCCGCCCACGCACCTGATTCCTGTAGCTGTGCCCCCATGGAGTGA
- a CDS encoding MerR family transcriptional regulator, producing MDSKDRLSIGQVARGAGVGVETVRFYEKEGLVPRPARNASGYRQYPADTVRRIRFVQAAKVLGFTLKEILELLSLRVTRGKTCADVKARAVEKLSDVDAKLSELQRVRDALAKLAASCTGTGPTSACPFLDALDSEGTAHADR from the coding sequence ATGGACTCCAAGGACCGTCTCAGCATCGGTCAAGTCGCGCGCGGCGCTGGGGTCGGCGTCGAGACTGTGCGCTTCTACGAAAAAGAAGGGCTCGTCCCCAGGCCCGCTCGAAATGCTTCGGGCTACCGGCAGTACCCCGCCGACACGGTGCGACGCATTCGCTTCGTGCAGGCCGCGAAGGTGCTCGGATTCACCCTCAAGGAGATTCTCGAGCTGCTATCGCTGCGCGTTACGCGCGGCAAGACGTGCGCGGATGTGAAGGCTCGCGCGGTTGAGAAACTCAGCGATGTCGATGCCAAGCTCTCAGAGCTTCAGCGGGTGCGAGATGCCCTCGCGAAGCTCGCCGCATCCTGCACTGGGACAGGCCCTACAAGCGCGTGCCCCTTCCTCGATGCACTCGATTCCGAAGGAACTGCACATGCCGACCGTTGA
- a CDS encoding phage tail protein codes for MAIIGNPRSFHKRFRFVVEADSISHAGFQKCSELSVEVANVQYFEGGSLIPNKSPGRLTFSDVTLERGATQDHQLFDWFQDVVHTASGLGLPDSLYKRNLDIVQQDRDGTTLRRWSLSRAWPVKFVAGEWDNESDENVIESVTLTYDFFELTR; via the coding sequence ATGGCCATCATCGGCAACCCGCGTAGTTTTCATAAGCGATTCCGCTTCGTTGTTGAAGCGGACTCAATCTCACACGCTGGCTTCCAGAAGTGCAGCGAGCTGTCCGTCGAGGTTGCCAACGTCCAGTACTTCGAGGGCGGCAGCCTCATCCCCAATAAGTCCCCGGGGCGCCTCACCTTCTCCGACGTCACCCTGGAGAGAGGCGCCACGCAGGACCACCAGCTCTTCGACTGGTTCCAGGACGTCGTCCACACCGCCAGCGGACTGGGCCTGCCGGACAGCCTCTACAAGCGCAACCTCGACATCGTCCAGCAGGACAGAGACGGCACCACGCTGCGCCGGTGGAGCCTCTCCCGCGCCTGGCCGGTGAAGTTCGTCGCAGGCGAGTGGGACAACGAGTCCGATGAAAATGTCATCGAAAGCGTCACCCTCACCTACGATTTCTTTGAGCTCACACGCTAG
- a CDS encoding HNH endonuclease: protein MTPSPQPPPRASAPLGPRFYEHSCFCGCSGRLEMSKDPRPNRIPSFLPGHNAKTGFEQWVADNRGKHFCACGCGESFEPSRQHRRKGFPRFKRGHALRVTHPRAKNIAGWVREQQGEHSCACGCGRTIRIHPSYYRDGIPSFRRECMLRLRVRENHPNWVADRSLVRSGRGGQYLVPSIRREIFQSDGYRCRACGSTENLTTDHVIPVCEAGDGTASNGQTLCVDCHKEKSRRDRERYWERRRNERAGEADGHHRQPA from the coding sequence ATGACACCCTCTCCTCAACCGCCTCCTCGTGCTTCTGCTCCCCTCGGCCCTCGCTTCTACGAGCACTCTTGTTTCTGTGGTTGCAGCGGTCGCCTCGAAATGAGCAAAGACCCGCGGCCCAACCGCATTCCAAGTTTTCTCCCTGGACACAACGCCAAGACGGGTTTCGAGCAGTGGGTTGCTGACAATCGAGGCAAGCATTTCTGTGCGTGCGGCTGCGGAGAATCCTTCGAACCGTCGCGTCAACATCGCCGCAAGGGCTTTCCCCGCTTCAAGCGGGGCCATGCCCTGCGTGTGACGCATCCGCGCGCGAAGAACATTGCCGGGTGGGTGCGCGAGCAACAAGGCGAGCACTCATGCGCCTGTGGGTGCGGACGCACCATCAGAATCCATCCTTCATACTACCGAGATGGGATTCCATCCTTTCGCCGCGAATGCATGCTGCGACTTCGCGTCCGTGAGAACCATCCGAACTGGGTTGCTGACCGCTCCCTGGTTCGCTCTGGCCGAGGCGGGCAATATTTAGTTCCGAGCATTCGGCGCGAAATCTTCCAAAGTGACGGCTACCGCTGTCGAGCCTGCGGAAGCACTGAAAACCTCACCACGGACCATGTCATCCCCGTATGTGAGGCCGGTGATGGCACGGCATCCAACGGGCAGACGCTCTGTGTGGACTGCCACAAAGAGAAGAGCCGTCGAGACCGGGAACGGTATTGGGAACGCAGGCGCAACGAACGAGCAGGAGAAGCAGATGGCCATCATCGGCAACCCGCGTAG
- a CDS encoding phage tail sheath family protein, protein MAFALLDSPAGYSAADIVSYVSQEAALEGLSEHAALYWPRVKVLNPARGVFGNVEQLVVPPSGIIAGVFARNDSARPGGVYDAPAGIEAGRMFGVLGFESKEVLDEKKRDLVYPRRINPLTTGPGLPRFIDGSRTLKASGNFPYVAERRGVSFIERSLKAGLQFARHRNNTEGLRAQVRRSIAAFLLAQMKNGAFRSQEPAKAFFVDVSDALNPPSVVFAGKLVARIGLATNKPAEFIVLRVSQDTRALEAELAG, encoded by the coding sequence TTGGCCTTCGCACTCTTGGACTCGCCCGCGGGCTACAGCGCGGCGGACATCGTCTCCTACGTCTCGCAGGAGGCCGCCCTCGAAGGCCTCTCTGAGCATGCGGCCCTCTACTGGCCCCGCGTCAAGGTGCTCAACCCCGCCCGCGGCGTCTTCGGCAACGTGGAGCAGCTCGTCGTCCCGCCCTCCGGCATCATCGCCGGCGTCTTCGCGCGCAACGACTCCGCGCGCCCCGGCGGTGTGTATGACGCCCCCGCAGGCATCGAAGCCGGGCGAATGTTCGGCGTCCTCGGCTTCGAGTCTAAGGAAGTTCTGGACGAAAAGAAGAGGGACCTCGTCTACCCCCGCCGCATCAATCCCCTCACCACGGGGCCGGGCCTGCCGCGCTTCATCGACGGCTCGCGCACGCTGAAGGCCAGCGGCAACTTCCCCTACGTCGCCGAGCGGCGGGGTGTGTCCTTCATCGAGCGCAGTCTCAAGGCAGGGCTGCAGTTCGCCCGGCACCGCAACAACACAGAAGGGCTGCGCGCCCAGGTGCGGCGCTCCATTGCCGCCTTCCTCCTCGCCCAGATGAAGAATGGCGCGTTCCGCAGCCAGGAGCCCGCCAAGGCCTTCTTCGTCGACGTCTCGGACGCCCTCAACCCGCCGTCCGTCGTCTTCGCCGGCAAGCTGGTGGCGCGCATTGGGCTCGCTACCAACAAGCCCGCCGAGTTCATCGTCCTGCGGGTTTCTCAGGACACCCGCGCCCTGGAAGCGGAGCTGGCTGGATGA
- a CDS encoding phage tail sheath protein, whose product MSRELLSSKIVVEEEEPRIRGIPAAPTSVAGAVGLAERGPIGQAVLCTSFDEYQATFGGFTPDSDLALAAMGFFENGGSHLWVVRTVHYEDAFDPESHTATRAAAALTTGGGPTPAVVRGTLRPPFTLGDGQRLGVSVNGAEAVDVVFSGAAASVSAGRPGPYALTAGQSLRVRVDDGRDVFIPFTERDFDDMAQATAQEVAAVLNASIVGGRATVEDGVLRIASDTRGVSSRLEVGDEVAGAAFGFPLGPQVGSGNVQSLRAVELAEVRALMEAAVAGVRVAPSSLGTLQVLTQSTGPGASLLAQGDAGSALGLDALLHTGDASGAVDALHLEAKDAGTYANRIEVEVRLATNGSPDAFDVLVLEDGAYRESFPNLSSARGDARYVERVLNDERTGSTYVRAFMVQPDALLDVQTVALSGGADGLVGLDDTDFIGSEASGSGLLRARRGARRLPPPGARARHARRPQRHGALLRGGPRWLGLRTLGLARGLQRGGHRLLRLAGGRPRRPL is encoded by the coding sequence ATGAGTCGTGAGTTGCTGTCGTCGAAAATCGTCGTGGAGGAGGAGGAGCCGCGCATCCGCGGCATTCCCGCCGCCCCTACCTCCGTGGCTGGCGCCGTCGGCCTGGCGGAGCGTGGCCCCATTGGCCAGGCCGTGCTGTGCACCTCCTTCGATGAGTACCAGGCCACCTTCGGCGGCTTCACCCCGGACTCCGACCTGGCCCTGGCCGCCATGGGCTTCTTCGAAAATGGCGGCAGCCACCTTTGGGTGGTGCGCACCGTCCACTACGAGGACGCCTTCGACCCCGAGTCGCACACGGCCACGCGCGCGGCGGCGGCCCTCACCACGGGAGGCGGGCCCACGCCTGCTGTCGTGCGCGGCACCCTGCGGCCTCCCTTCACCCTCGGAGACGGCCAGCGCCTGGGAGTATCCGTCAACGGCGCCGAGGCGGTGGACGTCGTCTTCTCCGGCGCCGCGGCTTCTGTCTCCGCGGGCCGCCCCGGGCCCTACGCCCTCACCGCCGGACAGTCGCTCCGGGTGCGCGTCGACGACGGGCGCGACGTCTTCATCCCCTTCACCGAGCGAGACTTCGATGACATGGCCCAGGCCACCGCCCAGGAGGTGGCCGCCGTCCTCAACGCGAGCATCGTTGGGGGGCGCGCCACCGTGGAGGACGGTGTGCTGAGAATCGCCAGCGACACCCGGGGCGTCTCCAGCCGCTTGGAGGTAGGCGACGAGGTGGCTGGCGCCGCCTTCGGCTTCCCTCTCGGCCCCCAGGTGGGTAGCGGCAACGTCCAGAGTCTGCGCGCCGTCGAGCTGGCTGAGGTACGGGCCCTCATGGAGGCTGCCGTGGCGGGTGTCCGCGTGGCGCCCTCCTCACTCGGGACTCTGCAGGTGCTCACCCAGTCCACGGGGCCTGGAGCCTCCTTGCTTGCGCAGGGCGACGCGGGCTCCGCCCTCGGCCTGGACGCGCTGCTGCACACGGGCGACGCCTCAGGGGCGGTGGACGCCCTCCACCTGGAGGCCAAGGACGCGGGCACTTACGCCAACCGCATCGAGGTGGAGGTGCGCCTCGCGACGAATGGCTCGCCCGACGCCTTCGACGTCCTCGTCCTCGAGGACGGTGCCTACCGCGAGTCCTTCCCCAACCTCTCCTCGGCCCGGGGCGACGCACGCTACGTCGAGCGCGTCCTCAATGACGAGCGCACCGGCTCCACCTACGTCCGGGCCTTCATGGTGCAACCGGACGCGCTCCTCGACGTGCAGACGGTGGCCCTCTCGGGCGGTGCGGACGGCCTCGTCGGCTTGGACGACACGGACTTCATCGGCTCCGAGGCCAGCGGGAGCGGCCTTTTACGCGCTCGACGCGGTGCAAGACGTCTCCCTCCTCCTGGTGCCCGGGCGCGCCACGCCCGCCGTCCACAACGCCATGGTGCGCTACTGCGAGGTGGCCCGCGATGGCTTGGCCTTCGCACTCTTGGACTCGCCCGCGGGCTACAGCGCGGCGGACATCGTCTCCTACGTCTCGCAGGAGGCCGCCCTCGAAGGCCTCTCTGA